A single genomic interval of Sphaerodactylus townsendi isolate TG3544 linkage group LG08, MPM_Stown_v2.3, whole genome shotgun sequence harbors:
- the PSTK gene encoding L-seryl-tRNA(Sec) kinase isoform X2 gives MTQALGNAPVWPMGLCVLCGLPAAGKTTAARALRDSTKQHKGWFCVHLPYDDLMPPEAFSQSETSSGQEEPQSLASYWKLYRHELLAYLEHFLQALIKGCHYLSRPKGTEVTWKNFVCCLKDQGLIYLGPEDTASCQYLINSTPHRPTYFILDDNFYYRSMRYEVYQLARKYCQLEVCLQRNFQRMNPLSEETIHAMVQKLEVPNSEKYTWEQNSLILKSTEYTLKDNSQVFSLLSAALENPVKQFEENTELKEVDRALCAASFLHQADQAVRRIVSQTMMSAKDNKLIPSKMKSLAQELNKLKAEFLEDLKQQYNEKKQCHSASILAINTSLFCQQAGDIAKKYLLCL, from the exons ATGACGCAAGCGTTAGGAAATGCTCCAGTGTGGCCGATGGGCTTATGTGTGCTTTGCGGCCTACCAGCAGCGGGCAAAACAACTGCGGCGCGGGCGCTGAGAGATTCGACGAAGCAGCACAAAGGTTGGTTTTGTGTTCACCTCCCCTACGACGATCTCATGCCTCCTGAAGCGTTCAGCCAATCGGAGACGAGCTCAGGGCAAGAGGAACCACAATCATTG gCATCTTACTGGAAATTGTACCGACATGAACTATTGGCGTACCTCGAACACTTCCTGCAGGCTCTTATTAAAGGATGCCATTATTTGTCTCGTCCAAAAGGGACTGAAGTAACCTGGAAAAACTTTGTCTGCTGTTTGAAAGACCAAGGTTTAATATATCTGGGACCAGAAGACACAGCATCTTGTCAATATTTAATCAATAGTACCCCTCACAGACCAACATATTTTATTCTGGATGATAACTTTTATTATCGAAGTATGAGATACGAAGTATACCAGTTAGCTCGGAAAT ACTGCCAGCTTGAGGTTTGTCTACAGAGAAATTTTCAGAGAATGAATCCATTATCTGAGGAAACCATACATGCAATGGTGCAGAAACTTGAAGTCCCAAATTCAGAAAAGTACACATGGGAACAGAACAGCCTCATTTTGAAGAGTACAGAATATACTTTGAAGGACAA TTCCCAGGTGTTCAGTTTGTTGTCTGCTGCTTTGGAAAACCCAGTGAAACAGTTTGAAGAAAATACAGAACTCAAG GAAGTTGATCGAGCTCTTTGTGCAGCCAGTTTCCTTcatcaagctgaccaagctgtcAGGAGAATTGTCTCTCAAACAATGATGAGCGCAAAAG ATAATAAACTTATCCCAAGTAAGATGAAGAGCTTGGCACAGGAACTTAATAAGCTGAAAGCGGAATTCTTGgaagatttaaaacaacaatataatGAGAAGAAACAATGTCATTCAGCAAGCATACTTGCTATAAACACATCTTTATTCTGCCAACAGGCAGGTGATATTGCTAAGAAGTACTTGTTATGCCTATAg
- the PSTK gene encoding L-seryl-tRNA(Sec) kinase isoform X1, translating into MTQALGNAPVWPMGLCVLCGLPAAGKTTAARALRDSTKQHKGWFCVHLPYDDLMPPEAFSQSETSSGQEEPQSLASYWKLYRHELLAYLEHFLQALIKGCHYLSRPKGTEVTWKNFVCCLKDQGLIYLGPEDTASCQYLINSTPHRPTYFILDDNFYYRSMRYEVYQLARKYSLGFCQLFLDCQLEVCLQRNFQRMNPLSEETIHAMVQKLEVPNSEKYTWEQNSLILKSTEYTLKDNSQVFSLLSAALENPVKQFEENTELKEVDRALCAASFLHQADQAVRRIVSQTMMSAKDNKLIPSKMKSLAQELNKLKAEFLEDLKQQYNEKKQCHSASILAINTSLFCQQAGDIAKKYLLCL; encoded by the exons ATGACGCAAGCGTTAGGAAATGCTCCAGTGTGGCCGATGGGCTTATGTGTGCTTTGCGGCCTACCAGCAGCGGGCAAAACAACTGCGGCGCGGGCGCTGAGAGATTCGACGAAGCAGCACAAAGGTTGGTTTTGTGTTCACCTCCCCTACGACGATCTCATGCCTCCTGAAGCGTTCAGCCAATCGGAGACGAGCTCAGGGCAAGAGGAACCACAATCATTG gCATCTTACTGGAAATTGTACCGACATGAACTATTGGCGTACCTCGAACACTTCCTGCAGGCTCTTATTAAAGGATGCCATTATTTGTCTCGTCCAAAAGGGACTGAAGTAACCTGGAAAAACTTTGTCTGCTGTTTGAAAGACCAAGGTTTAATATATCTGGGACCAGAAGACACAGCATCTTGTCAATATTTAATCAATAGTACCCCTCACAGACCAACATATTTTATTCTGGATGATAACTTTTATTATCGAAGTATGAGATACGAAGTATACCAGTTAGCTCGGAAAT ATTCACTGGGCTTCTGTCAGTTGTTTTTAGACTGCCAGCTTGAGGTTTGTCTACAGAGAAATTTTCAGAGAATGAATCCATTATCTGAGGAAACCATACATGCAATGGTGCAGAAACTTGAAGTCCCAAATTCAGAAAAGTACACATGGGAACAGAACAGCCTCATTTTGAAGAGTACAGAATATACTTTGAAGGACAA TTCCCAGGTGTTCAGTTTGTTGTCTGCTGCTTTGGAAAACCCAGTGAAACAGTTTGAAGAAAATACAGAACTCAAG GAAGTTGATCGAGCTCTTTGTGCAGCCAGTTTCCTTcatcaagctgaccaagctgtcAGGAGAATTGTCTCTCAAACAATGATGAGCGCAAAAG ATAATAAACTTATCCCAAGTAAGATGAAGAGCTTGGCACAGGAACTTAATAAGCTGAAAGCGGAATTCTTGgaagatttaaaacaacaatataatGAGAAGAAACAATGTCATTCAGCAAGCATACTTGCTATAAACACATCTTTATTCTGCCAACAGGCAGGTGATATTGCTAAGAAGTACTTGTTATGCCTATAg
- the PSTK gene encoding L-seryl-tRNA(Sec) kinase isoform X3: MTQALGNAPVWPMGLCVLCGLPAAGKTTAARALRDSTKQHKGWFCVHLPYDDLMPPEAFSQSETSSGQEEPQSLASYWKLYRHELLAYLEHFLQALIKGCHYLSRPKGTEVTWKNFVCCLKDQGLIYLGPEDTASCQYLINSTPHRPTYFILDDNFYYRSMRYEVYQLARKYSLGFCQLFLDCQLEVCLQRNFQRMNPLSEETIHAMVQKLEVPNSEKYTWEQNSLILKSTEYTLKDNSQVFSLLSAALENPVKQFEENTELKLIELFVQPVSFIKLTKLSGELSLKQ, encoded by the exons ATGACGCAAGCGTTAGGAAATGCTCCAGTGTGGCCGATGGGCTTATGTGTGCTTTGCGGCCTACCAGCAGCGGGCAAAACAACTGCGGCGCGGGCGCTGAGAGATTCGACGAAGCAGCACAAAGGTTGGTTTTGTGTTCACCTCCCCTACGACGATCTCATGCCTCCTGAAGCGTTCAGCCAATCGGAGACGAGCTCAGGGCAAGAGGAACCACAATCATTG gCATCTTACTGGAAATTGTACCGACATGAACTATTGGCGTACCTCGAACACTTCCTGCAGGCTCTTATTAAAGGATGCCATTATTTGTCTCGTCCAAAAGGGACTGAAGTAACCTGGAAAAACTTTGTCTGCTGTTTGAAAGACCAAGGTTTAATATATCTGGGACCAGAAGACACAGCATCTTGTCAATATTTAATCAATAGTACCCCTCACAGACCAACATATTTTATTCTGGATGATAACTTTTATTATCGAAGTATGAGATACGAAGTATACCAGTTAGCTCGGAAAT ATTCACTGGGCTTCTGTCAGTTGTTTTTAGACTGCCAGCTTGAGGTTTGTCTACAGAGAAATTTTCAGAGAATGAATCCATTATCTGAGGAAACCATACATGCAATGGTGCAGAAACTTGAAGTCCCAAATTCAGAAAAGTACACATGGGAACAGAACAGCCTCATTTTGAAGAGTACAGAATATACTTTGAAGGACAA TTCCCAGGTGTTCAGTTTGTTGTCTGCTGCTTTGGAAAACCCAGTGAAACAGTTTGAAGAAAATACAGAACTCAAG TTGATCGAGCTCTTTGTGCAGCCAGTTTCCTTcatcaagctgaccaagctgtcAGGAGAATTGTCTCTCAAACAATGA